A genomic stretch from uncultured Cohaesibacter sp. includes:
- a CDS encoding carbohydrate ABC transporter permease — protein MNAVTFSDQAISSSAAPTQRKGRLRYHKLLFHVTSVLVALLFLAPLVWVVLSSFRTPVESTQPPIPPWPMEGFSISSYERLENFGQSVLHYSGNSLFVAVGTSMLTIVVSLLAGYGFSRYRFPLKGFAFVLILSTMMIPFQSILTPLFLLLAKMGLQNTLIGLVFIYTTLQLPFSVFMMRNAFDSVPKEIEEAARMDGVKGWRMLVQVMGPLVLPGVVTVGLFAFLNAWNEFLAALVLLTDQSKFTLPVLMTAVQHGRYGSVDWGAVQAGVTLMMIPCMILFLILQRSYIRGLTAGAVK, from the coding sequence ATGAATGCCGTGACTTTTTCCGATCAAGCCATAAGCTCTTCGGCTGCCCCCACCCAACGCAAGGGGCGCTTGCGCTATCACAAGCTGCTCTTTCATGTCACCTCGGTGCTGGTTGCCCTGCTGTTTCTGGCGCCGCTGGTGTGGGTGGTGCTCTCAAGTTTCCGCACCCCGGTAGAATCCACCCAGCCCCCAATTCCGCCTTGGCCGATGGAAGGCTTCAGCATCTCGAGCTATGAGCGGCTGGAAAATTTCGGCCAGTCTGTGCTGCATTATTCGGGCAACTCCCTGTTTGTCGCCGTGGGCACATCAATGCTGACCATCGTGGTCTCTCTTTTGGCGGGCTATGGCTTCTCACGCTATCGCTTCCCGCTCAAGGGCTTTGCCTTCGTGCTCATCCTGTCCACCATGATGATCCCGTTCCAATCGATCCTGACTCCGCTATTCCTGCTGCTTGCCAAGATGGGATTGCAGAATACGCTGATCGGTCTGGTCTTCATCTATACAACCCTGCAATTGCCCTTTTCGGTTTTCATGATGCGCAACGCCTTTGACTCTGTGCCCAAGGAAATCGAGGAAGCCGCCCGCATGGATGGCGTCAAGGGCTGGCGCATGCTGGTGCAGGTGATGGGACCACTGGTTTTGCCCGGTGTTGTGACTGTGGGGCTGTTTGCCTTCCTCAATGCATGGAACGAATTTCTCGCAGCCCTCGTGCTGCTCACCGATCAAAGCAAGTTTACCTTGCCGGTCCTGATGACCGCCGTCCAGCACGGACGCTATGGATCGGTGGACTGGGGCGCCGTGCAGGCTGGCGTCACGCTGATGATGATTCCCTGCATGATCCTCTTCCTTATTCTTCAACGCTCCTACATCCGAGGCCTCACGGCCGGTGCTGTGAAATAG
- a CDS encoding beta-L-arabinofuranosidase domain-containing protein, which translates to MNSIPSSKAGEAMQPKAKFRPLAVNQIEVSGFFGPKLDVIATTTAKILFDRCIEARMLEQVDPDLPNPGIVIPFQHNNTVTTQMFWDSDFGKSIETAAYALNRKSDAELEARVDEVIDAYGRLQAEDGYLNSWYLRIEPGKRWTNLRDRHELYNAGHLMEGAIAYYHATGKRKFLDIMCRYADCIDATFGPEAGKKRGYPGHPELELALIKLGRVTGEQRYLDLAKFFVDIRGETPNYFDAEAHARGEKPEDFHFSTLEYCQAHKPVLAQREVVGHAVRAAYLYAGMADVATEFSDASLDPALNALWAHLTERNLYVTGGFGPSKDNEGLTFDYDLPNDSAYAETCAAVALVFWASRMLGREPDARYGDVMERAIYNNVLSGLSDDGSHFFYDNPLESHGYHHRWRWHRCPCCPPNVSRLLASIGTYFYGVAQDEIAVHLYCTNKAELTVAGHKVTLGQTTNYPVDGLIAFQIEPEEACMFTLSLRIPDWADGYSLKLNGTALDTKPEKGYIRLEREWQAGDTLTLDLDMQPHKLYANTQVAHDQGRTALLRGPFVYCIEGVDHDAPLNTYLVKDSVPIETSRIDKWPDTVALKMEALVEYRKDDTLYNTEPPLRKPATLKAIPYYLWDNREPGEMLVWLRREA; encoded by the coding sequence ATGAACTCTATTCCTTCTTCCAAAGCTGGTGAGGCCATGCAGCCAAAGGCAAAATTCAGGCCGCTTGCCGTCAACCAGATTGAGGTCAGTGGCTTCTTCGGCCCCAAGCTGGATGTGATTGCCACCACAACGGCGAAGATCCTGTTTGATCGCTGCATCGAGGCGCGGATGCTGGAACAGGTCGATCCGGACCTGCCCAATCCGGGGATTGTCATCCCTTTTCAGCATAACAACACAGTTACGACGCAAATGTTCTGGGATTCCGATTTCGGCAAGAGCATCGAAACGGCAGCCTATGCGCTCAACCGAAAGAGCGACGCCGAGCTTGAGGCCCGAGTCGATGAAGTCATCGATGCCTATGGACGCCTGCAGGCTGAGGATGGGTATCTCAACAGCTGGTATCTGCGCATCGAGCCGGGTAAACGCTGGACCAACCTCAGAGACCGGCACGAACTCTACAATGCAGGCCATCTGATGGAGGGGGCGATTGCCTATTATCATGCGACCGGCAAGCGCAAGTTCCTTGACATCATGTGCCGCTATGCCGATTGCATCGACGCCACTTTCGGACCGGAAGCTGGCAAGAAACGCGGCTATCCGGGCCATCCGGAGCTGGAGCTGGCGCTCATCAAGCTTGGCCGCGTTACAGGTGAACAACGCTATCTCGATCTGGCGAAATTCTTTGTCGATATACGCGGCGAGACACCCAATTATTTTGATGCAGAAGCCCATGCACGCGGCGAAAAGCCGGAGGACTTCCACTTCTCGACGCTGGAATATTGTCAGGCGCACAAGCCGGTGCTGGCGCAAAGGGAAGTGGTGGGCCACGCAGTGCGTGCCGCCTATCTCTATGCCGGCATGGCGGATGTGGCGACGGAGTTTTCCGATGCCAGCCTGGACCCCGCCCTCAACGCACTTTGGGCCCATCTGACCGAGCGCAACCTTTATGTCACCGGGGGCTTTGGACCTTCCAAGGACAATGAAGGGCTGACCTTCGATTATGACCTGCCCAACGACTCCGCCTATGCGGAAACCTGCGCTGCGGTAGCTCTGGTCTTCTGGGCCAGCCGGATGCTCGGGCGTGAGCCTGATGCGCGCTATGGGGATGTCATGGAGCGGGCCATCTATAACAATGTGCTTTCGGGCCTTTCCGATGATGGCAGCCATTTCTTCTATGACAATCCGCTGGAAAGCCACGGCTATCATCATCGCTGGCGCTGGCATCGCTGTCCTTGCTGCCCGCCCAACGTTTCGCGGCTGCTGGCTTCCATCGGCACCTATTTTTATGGTGTGGCGCAGGACGAAATCGCGGTGCATCTCTATTGCACCAACAAGGCAGAATTGACCGTTGCCGGACATAAGGTGACCCTTGGCCAGACCACCAACTATCCCGTTGACGGTTTGATCGCGTTCCAGATCGAGCCAGAGGAAGCCTGTATGTTCACGCTCTCCCTGCGCATTCCCGATTGGGCCGATGGCTATAGCCTGAAACTGAATGGCACGGCGCTCGATACCAAACCGGAGAAGGGCTATATTCGCCTTGAGCGTGAGTGGCAGGCTGGCGACACGCTAACCCTTGATCTCGATATGCAGCCGCACAAGCTCTATGCCAATACGCAGGTTGCCCATGATCAGGGCCGCACGGCGCTCTTGCGCGGCCCCTTTGTCTATTGCATCGAAGGGGTGGATCACGATGCCCCGCTCAACACCTATCTTGTCAAGGATTCGGTTCCGATTGAGACCTCTCGCATAGACAAGTGGCCGGACACTGTGGCGTTAAAAATGGAAGCTTTGGTGGAATATCGCAAGGACGACACCCTTTACAATACAGAGCCACCGTTGAGAAAGCCTGCAACACTCAAGGCTATTCCTTACTATCTTTGGGATAATCGCGAGCCGGGCGAAATGCTCGTCTGGTTGCGCAGGGAGGCATGA